Proteins from a genomic interval of Yarrowia lipolytica chromosome 1E, complete sequence:
- a CDS encoding uncharacterized protein (Compare to YALI0E17105g, similar to Saccharomyces cerevisiae DNF2 (YDR093W) and DNF1 (YER166W); ancestral locus Anc_8.231, similar to uniprot|Q12675 Saccharomyces cerevisiae YDR093w Potential phospholipid-transporting ATPase 2) — MRASTDAELAEQGDNIAPLQEVGSNIDTTQSKRHRFGTQRRTHSVNRRRSLFQKLVHPERVEVDNTHEITDEAHGPSRTVYFNEPLPEDQKDPKTGNPLAHYVRNKIRTTKYTPITFVPKNLWYQFHNVANIYFLLIAILSAFSIFGVQSAGLAAVPIIVIVVLTAIKDAIEDYRRQILDMEVNNNVTRVLDGIENPNVEEDDVGLWRRFKKANSRFWGPKGRAFVRLFMPKQRRIESKEKEQELHRVLSNTTVITARMSSDLGGRPSGVSRGRRSDVRRSDIGRDVRPSMDLGRPSMDRDQRRSSVRFSGDFGEGPAGDSRTLRASTDNRDSKNPGEFSDDPTVIDYNQRPEGVAKFRKKYWKQVNVGDIVRVLSDDEVPADIVVLSTSDDDGACYIETRNLDGETNLKVRQALSATKGIRHASDFERSHFEVMSEPPHANMYSYNGVLKWRNTDGGAQSEPINSNNLLLRGCSVRNTRWVMGLVVFTGDDTKIVLNTGETPAKRSRMTRELNINVWSNVVLLAVLSIVAAAVQSQHFRRHDTSDHFFEFGIVGGTYAVGGLVTFFTFLIVLQSLVPISLYISIEIVKTCHAFFIYNDIDMYYAPLDYPCTPKSWSISDDLGQIEYIFSDKTGTLTQNVMEFKQCTIGGKSYGKVFTEAMLGLRKRQGANIDTLKVEMEQDIADDRQLMAREMAKVYHNPYLTAEPTFVSSDIIRDLEGASGPDQQKHVHYFLLALALCHSVLPEVDEEGVLVFKAQSPDEAALVSTARDLGFTVVERTRKSVVVDVMGKRIEYDILAMLEFNSTRKRMSTVVRLPDTGKIVLLCKGADSVILSRLNRQINESSLVEETARDLDRYANEGLRTLCLAHREISEREYEQWYSLHSEAARAIENREDKMDEVAEQIERDLRLLGGTAIEDRLQEGVPNSIALLAMAGIKLWVLTGDKVETAVNIGYSCNLLDNSMELITIQVKNPTVESVGAVLDEFAAKYNIDTSKEALKAAKKDHSPPKNNAAVVIDGDALTVALSDPLRIKFLLLCKNCKSVLCCRVSPAQKASVVSLVKKSLDVMTLAIGDGANDVSMIQEADVGVGIAGVEGRQAVMSSDYGIGQFRFLNKLLLVHGRWGYRRIAELTANLFYKNIVFAMTIFWFQVHTAMDGVMLFDYTYITLFNLAFTSLPVILLGIFDQDVSWQISIAVPQLYRRGILRLEWTQWKFWGYMLDGLFQSVICYFFTYLTFYKGHVTTNVGREINYREAYGAYAGTASMIACNIYVQLNMYQWSKPFLIICWVSSALVFAWTGIYTQFTASQLFYKTAQHLYGALNFWTCLLLMIIVCILPRLLGKCVHRSWFPMDIDIVREMWWAGEFNYLEGQDIDTIVSETTQNYGTSAREKPGYDQPPTDEYSDPNTDRVYKSERNSFMESATFPGSDYPVKGYSTSPVEMDNLEKRPQTDDSHLSPFADPNPNTSSPMQPAGRDVLHSDDDEHLVPK, encoded by the exons ATGAGGGCCAGTACCGACG ctgAGCTCGCCGAGCAAGGTGACAATATAGCCCCTCTACAAGAGGTAGGCTCCAACATTGACACGACACAATCCAAGCGACACAGATTCGGCACGCAACGCCGCACCCACTCGGTCAACCGACGACGATCGCTATTTCAAAAACTCGTGCATCCTGAACGAGTCGAGGTCGACAACACCCATGAGATCACCGACGAGGCTCATGGCCCCTCGCGAACAGTCTACTTCAATGAGCCTCTTCCCGAGGACCAAAAAGACCCCAAAACAGGCAACCCCCTCGCACACTATGTGCGAAACAAGATCCGAACCACCAAATACACGCCCATCACTTTTGTGCCAAAAAACCTGTGGTACCAGTTCCACAACGTGGCTAATATTTATTTCCTGCTGATTGCCATTCTGTCAGCCTTCTCCATTTTCGGAGTGCAATCCGCCGGTCTGGCTGCCGTGCCCAtcattgtcattgtcgtgCTGACAgccatcaaggacgccaTCGAGGATTACCGACGGCAGATTCTTGACATGGaggtcaacaacaacgtgACCCGTGTGCTGGACGGCATCGAGAACCCCAAcgtcgaggaggacgacgtGGGTCTGTGGCGACGgttcaagaaggccaactCGCGCTTCTGGGGCCCCAAGGGACGGGCCTTTGTGCGACTCTTCATGCCCAAGCAGCGACGAATCGAGTccaaggaaaaggagcaggagctgcaCAGGGTGCTCTCCAATACCACGGTCATCACCGCGCGAATGAGCAGTGATCTCGGTGGCAGACCCTCGGGTGTGTCTCGTGGACGTCGTTCTGACGTGCGACGATCGGACATTGGACGAGACGTGCGGCCCTCCATGGACCTGGGCCGACCTTCCATGGACCGCGACCAGCGACGGTCTTCTGTGCGGTTCTCGGGCGACTTTGGCGAGGGCCCCGCGGGCGACTCTCGTACTCTGCGAGCCAGCACTGACAACAGAGACAGTAAGAACCCTGGTGAGTTCTCAGACGACCCCACAGTCATCGACTACAACCAGCGACCGGAGGGCGTGGCCAAGTTCCGGAAGAAGTACTGGAAGCAGGTCAACGTGGGCGACATTGTTCGAGTCTTgtccgacgacgaggtcCCTGCCGATATTGTTGTCTTGTCCACTTCGGACGATGACGGAGCCTGTTATATCGAGACTCGTAACCTGGATGGTGAGACCAACTTGAAGGTGCGACAAGCCCTTTCAGCCACAAAAGGCATCCGTCACGCTTCCGACTTTGAGCGCTCGCATTTCGAAGTCATGTCTGAACCCCCCCACGCCAACATGTACTCCTACAATGGTGTTCTCAAGTGGAGAAACACAGACGGAGGAGCCCAGAGCGAGCctatcaactccaacaacctgTTGCTGCGAGGCTGCTCTGTGCGAAACACACGATGGGTCATGGGTCTGGTTGTGTTCACCGGTGACGACACCAAGATTGTTCTCAACACCGGAGAGACCCCTGCCAAGCGATCCCGAATGACCCGAGAGCTCAACATCAACGTGTGGTCGAACGTGGTTCTTCTCGCTGTTCTGTCTATTGTTGCCGCTGCCGTCCAATCACAGCATTTCCGCCGTCATGACACTTCTGACCACTTCTTCGAGTTTGGAATTGTCGGTGGAACTTACGCTGTAGGTGGTCTGGTCACGTTCTTCACCTTCCTCATTGTTCTGCAGTCCCTGGTGCCCATTTCTCTGTATATTTCGATTGAAATTGTCAAGACGTGTCATGCCTTCTTCATCTACAACGATATCGACATGTACTATGCTCCTCTGGACTACCCCTGCACCCCCAAAAGTTGGAGTATTTCCGATGATCTTGGCCAGATCGAGTACATCTTCTCCGACAAGACCGGAACACTCACTCAGAATGTCATGGAGTTCAAACAGTGTACTATTGGTGGCAAGTCATATGGTAAGGTGTTTACCGAGGCCATGCTGGGTCTCCGAAAGCGCCAGGGAGCCAACATCGATACTCTCAAGGTTGAAATGGAGCAGGATATTGCTGACGACCGACAGCTGATGGCCCGGGAGATGGCAAAGGTGTACCACAACCCATACCTAACAGCCGAGCCCACTTTCGTCTCTTCCGATATCATTCGAGATTTGGAGGGTGCCTCTGGCCCTGATCAGCAGAAGCATGTCCATTACTTCCTTCTGGCTCTCGCTCTGTGTCACTCTGTTCTTCCAGAGGTTGACGAAGAAGGTGTGCTTGTGTTCAAGGCCCAGTCTCCCGACGAAGCTGCTCTGGTTTCCACCGCTCGAGATCTCGGTTTCACTGTTGTGGAACGAACTCGAAAATCCGTGGTTGTTGACGTCATGGGCAAGCGAATCGAGTACGATATTttggccatgttggagtTCAACTCTACCCGAAAGCGAATGTCCACCGTTGTACGTCTTCCCGACACTGGCAAGATTGTTCTGCTCTGTAAGGGAGCCGACTCCGTCATTCTGAGCCGTCTCAACCGTCAGATTAACGAGTCTTctctggtggaggaaacTGCACGGGATCTCGACCGGTACGCCAACGAGGGTCTTCGAACCCTGTGCCTGGCCCACCGAGAGATCTCCGAGCGGGAATACGAGCAGTGGTACAGTCTCCATTCTGAAGCTGCCCGAGCCATTGAGAACCGAGAAGACAAGATGGATGAGGTGGCCGAGCAGATTGAGCGAGATCTGCGACTGTTGGGAGGTACCGCCATTGAAGATCGTCTTCAGGAGGGAGTTCCCAACTCCATTGCTCTTCTGGCTATGGCTGGAATCAAGCTGTGGGTTCTGACTGGTGACAAGGTTGAAACTGCTGTCAACATTGGTTACTCTTGTAACCTGCTGGATAACAGCATGGAGCTGATCACCATCCAGGTCAAGAACCCCACAGTCGAGTCTGTCGGAGCTGTTTTGGACGAGTTTGCTGCCAAGTACAACATTGATACgtccaaggaggctctcaaggctgccaagaaggatcATTCCCCTCCCAAGAACAACGCTGCTGTTGTCATTGACGGTGACGCTCTTACGGTGGCTCTTTCCGATCCTCTTCGTATCAagtttctgctgctgtgcaAGAACTGCAAGTCTGTTCTCTGCTGCCGAGTGTCTCCCGCCCAAAAGGCGTCTGTTGTTTCTCTGGTCAAAAAGTCGCTCGATGTCATGACTCTGGCTATCGGAGATGGTGCCAACGATGTCTCTATGATCCAGGAGGCCGACGTTGGTGTGGGTATTGCTGGTGTCGAGGGTCGACAGGCCGTCATGTCGTCTGACTACGGTATCGGACAATTCCGGTTCCTCAACAAGTTGCTGCTAGTGCACGGTCGATGGGGCTACCGCCGAATTGCTGAGCTCACTGCCAACCTCTTCTACAAGAATATCGTCTTTGCCATGACCATTTTCTGGTTCCAGGTGCACACGGCCATGGATGGTGTCATGCTGTTTGATTACACGTACATTACCCTGTTTAACCTGGCGTTTACCTCTCTTCCCGTCATCCTGCTTGGTATTTTTGACCAGGACGTGAGTTGGCAGATCTCCATTGCCGTCCCCCAGCTGTACCGACGAGGTATCTTGCGTCTGGAATGGACTCAGTGGAAGTTCTGGGGCTACATGCTCGACGGTCTGTTCCAGTCGGTCATCTGCTACTTCTTCACCTACCTGACCTTCTACAAgggccacgtgaccaccaaTGTTGGCCGAGAGATCAACTACCGAGAAGCCTACGGTGCCTACGCCGGTACAGCGTCCATGATTGCCTGTAACATTTACGTGCAGCTCAATATGTACCAGTGGTCCAAGCCGTTCCTGATCATCTGCTGGGTGTCTTCTGCGCTCGTGTTTGCGTGGACCGGTATCTACACGCAGTTCACGGCGTCGCAGCTCTTCTACAAGACTGCGCAGCATCTGTACGGCGCCCTCAACTTTTGGACCTGCCTGTTGCTCATGATCATTGTGTGCATTCTGCCCCGACTTCTTGGAAAGTGTGTGCATCGATCGTGGTTCCCCATGGATATTGACATTGTTCGAGAAATGTGGTGGGCTGGTGAGTTCAACTACCTCGAGGGCCAGGACATTGATACCATTGTGTCTGAGACCACTCAGAACTACGGCACTTCTGCTCGAGAGAAGCCTGGCTACGACCAACCTCCCACTGACGAGTACAGCGATCCCAACACGGACCGAGTGTACAAGTCTGAGCGAAACTCGTTCATGGAGTCTGCCACCTTCCCTGGTAGTGACTACCCCGTCAAGGGTTACTCGACGAGCCCCGTGGAGATGGACAATTTGGAGAAACGGCCGCAGACTGACGATTCGCACTTGTCACCCTTTGCGGACCCCAATCCCAACACCAGCTCGCCCATGCAGCCGGCTGGACGAGACGTTTTGCATtctgatgacgacgagcaTTTGGTTCCCAAGTAG
- a CDS encoding uncharacterized protein (Compare to YALI0E17127g, weakly similar to uniprot|Q7SFJ8 Neurospora crassa NCU08621.1), protein MPSLPLERRQYYSDGCYGWGCGGNSGWNNWGRWILLALIIGVFLISFLLVCTTNKRRLNRGQQPITGTSWIVPPTYHQSEQQYQSQAAPPYNPNANSDPTAAGYYDQSGNFVNTSHHGAGYSNHQGGYTSNDAYGPPPGDAYGPPPGPPPGHSNIEMDQYQPPSHPPPAFVKN, encoded by the coding sequence aTGCCATCTCTACCTCTTGAACGACGGCAATACTACAGCGACGGCTGCTACGGCTGGGGATGTGGCGGAAACTCCGGCTGGAACAACTGGGGCCGATGGATTCTGCTGGCGCTGATCATCGGAGTTTTCCTCATTTCGTTTCTGCTAGTGTgcaccaccaacaagagaCGGCTCAACAGGGGCCAACAACCCATCACAGGAACGTCGTGGATCGTTCCCCCGACATACCACCAGTCGGAGCAGCAGTACCAGTCTCAGGCTGCTCCCCCATACAACCCCAACGCCAACAGCGACCCCACAGCCGCAGGATACTATGACCAATCCGGCAACTTTGTCAACACGTCGCACCATGGCGCCGGCTACAGCAATCACCAGGGAGGCTACACATCCAACGATGCCTATGGTCCTCCTCCGGGCGACGCTTATGGTCCTCCTCCgggacctcctcctggacACTCAAACATTGAGATGGACCAGTACCAGCCTCCGTCTCATCCTCCGCCTGCGTTTGTCAAAAATTAG
- a CDS encoding uncharacterized protein (Compare to YALI0E17149g, no similarity): protein MTRRNDRSTSFHGRADGPGCARAPTTQQAREGPQEGGQGQTSSSQEPPQSVRQRDSGGQQPVEILSHNDSDGNNDSDTTRTTNETDGCLPGLSLGMMERLAVEGRRQAKLLERKQQLEASKKKFEAKVEADKRRKAEHGRLARIREEEKLQKRVDVSRTRAEARKKKQQQQLLRLQKRMQEKLYKEEQAEEIKFKKLEDMRVKQEKAKIAKREAWARKRLAQNIVQTYEKPLFRGRPGTLNHEKLHNLEQHRNRARRPPPFDPDEEAEIYKSVRRYITPNIKQPGGYVTLTPTVLERATQLLTNQNLRQVVASPRRVIDKAGEIVSRSYNNTNFFINRLHEKRMDEDMADWLTLKRQAEKPGPFTPNVYSCVNGQYSYDDPPSKWVPYAADDFFADLQEKSPRYFEEDGSMARVYETPPFPEPGPADALPQNQLLEQLHRYVSGYAHRNYPLLMGRMDESALLGMGVVVEEKIKSMLGKNGDLFYAVKEGTDKV, encoded by the coding sequence ATGACAAGAAGAAATGATCGCTCTACTAGCTTCCATGGTAGGGCTGATGGCCCAGGATGTGCGCGAGCTCCGACGACTCAACAAGCAAGAGAAGGCCcgcaagaaggaggccaaggccagACGTCCAGCTCGCAAGAACCGCCACAGTCTGTCCGACAGCGTGACTCTGGTGGACAGCAACCAGTCGAGATCTTAAGCCACAATGACAGCGACGGCAACAATGATAGCGACACAACCCGCACAACCAACGAGACAGACGGATGTCTTCCTGGACTTTCGTTGGGGATGATGGAGAGGTTGGCTGTTGAGGGGCGTAGACAGGCCAAACTTTTGGAACGGAAACAGCAACTGGAGGCCTCCAAGAAAAAGTTTGAGGCAAAAGTCGAAGCCGACAAGCGGAGGAAGGCTGAGCACGGCAGGTTGGCGAGAATCCGTGAGGAAGAAAAGCTCCAGAAGCGTGTGGACGTGAGCAGGACCAGGGCGGAAgccagaaagaagaaacagcagcaacagcttCTCCGGCTTCAGAAGCGCATGCAAGAAAAGTTGTACAAGGAGGAACAGGCGGAGGAAATCAAATTCAAGAAGCTTGAGGATATGCGGGTGAAacaggagaaggccaaaATTGCCAAGAGAGAAGCCTGGGCAAGGAAACGGCTAGCTCAAAACATTGTGCAAACATATGAAAAGCCGTTGTTCAGAGGTCGACCTGGTACGCTTAACCACGAAAAGCTGCATAATCTGGAGCAGCACAGGAACCGGGCCAGaagaccaccaccttttGACCCCGATGAAGAGGCAGAGATCTATAAATCTGTGCGCAGGTACATTACTCCAAACATTAAGCAACCAGGAGGGTATGTCACTCTCACTCCTACTGTCTTGGAGAGGGCTACACAGCTATTAACCAATCAGAACCTCAGGCAGGTGGTTGCGTCTCCTCGACGGGTTATCGACAAGGCAGGTGAAATTGTTAGTCGGTCttacaacaacaccaacttcttcatcaacCGTTTGCACGAAAAGCGAATGGACGAGGATATGGCCGATTGGCTTACTCTGAAACGCCAGGCCGAGAAACCGGGTCCTTTCACACCAAACGTATACTCGTGTGTCAACGGCCAGTATTCCTACGACGATCCCCCAAGCAAGTGGGTCCCTTACGCTGCTGATGACTTCTTTGCCGATCTTCAGGAAAAGTCACCTCGGTACTTTGAGGAAGACGGATCCATGGCGCGTGTTTATGagactcctccttttccCGAGCCTGGACCTGCCGACGCACTCCCTCAAAACCAACTTTTGGAGCAGCTGCATAGATACGTTTCCGGATACGCTCACAGAAACTACCCGCTGCTCATGGGTCGCATGGACGAGTCTGCTCTGCTGGGTAtgggtgttgttgttgaggaaaAGATCAAGTCGATGCTGGGCAAGAATGGAGACCTGTTCTATGCTGTCAAGGAGGGAACTGACAAAGTATGA
- a CDS encoding uncharacterized protein (Compare to YALI0E17171g, similar to ca|CA1552|CaPUT1 Candida albicans CaPUT1 proline oxidase (by homology)): MTFLSAVLYSYTMNPTLRLCRFIRPSTVRTSMVNTSQVSGGSSSMAYDASTSFSSTPRLLPPNSQPRFLANMSTGDVMALGLASLMTCRPSMVKLCAKILPYVPNSVVKMVVYRLYCGGTNHHEVLLTAQKLEKRGLGVMINYSVERAN, from the coding sequence ATGACTTTTCTGTCTGcagtattgtactcgtacaccATGAACCCCACCCTGCGACTGTGCCGATTCATTCGACCTTCCACCGTCAGAACCTCCATGGTCAACACGTCCCAGGTGTCTGGAGGCTCGTCCTCCATGGCCTACGACGCCTCCACATCCTTTTCGTCAACTCCACGACTGCTTCCGCCCAACTCCCAGCCCAGGTTTCTCGCAAACATGTCTACAGGAGACGTCATGGCGCTGGGACTGGCTTCTCTCATGACCTGCCGGCCGTCCATGGTCAAACTGTGCGCAAAGATATTGCCCTACGTGCCCAATTCGGTTGTCAAAATGGTCGTCTACCGTCTCTACTGTGGAGGAACCAACCACCACGAGGTTCTTCTGACCGCCCAGAAACTTGAGAAACGCGGCCTAGGCGTTATGATCAACTACTCGGTGGAGAGAGCCAACTGA
- a CDS encoding uncharacterized protein (Compare to YALI0E17193g, weakly similar to uniprot|Q08204 Saccharomyces cerevisiae YOL034w involved in DNA repair), with the protein MAKRDLPNGSQTVAKRRRTQDEQMGVFDDDIDEEQRAYNNEIREHDQQHGSEMIPRPSLDICEKTGYRPGSILQIYMKNVMSYDECLVNFGPTLNFVIGPNGSGKSTMLAAICLAFAAPITCMGKAALKAQQLIKSTKDALEVRVVVKNFAGMPDLTFKRTLTRDEKQGKFFINGKSATMKEVRATARELDIQIVSMTRFLPQDRVKDFTTMSPKELLITTMEDVGYKNMRSHYDSLVNQQEHSADDEHRLQLATDALADLDRRRNDLTDKIAQLEEREKQEEMVKKLEKVAVYSKGIFLKQETERIKVEVAQLNAANKDLIEEKETLSEKMGSYQQVIKTCGNELSQKEEKAKQYWRKYRELRNKDKEIAGKMAKHEGDFEAAQRRLDKHEEETKVLQNKVQEDQASYTALCKELDDPAFQERKEGLKAKLAELDKDYSEAKQVMRDLEAKRRNESGKADEIHSALESERRVNDRFVPVQRINMNLIQKVKRIAPPDQFRYSLPAINTVRLKQNNLDDQRMVSAVVRTTAQHFVARDSSAAAQIVRVEDKITVREVSKSFEEASHTVPVDREQLQGFGFDGYILDLVEGPDHNLAHLCETAKIHAVPYSRQGLTTEQISKLPPSINRFISKNMLYTVKQSRYGQRYTSTKSEPIDTYPPKKDSQIIYEKLPDRSREQELQEQYDELVQRLRPLKEEVKTANSLLQDKAHLKNETADELRRYRTRESKKDILAKNLHTAKVKLKKHVENAPAGIEEVKALIAKKRNETRDEIAANMLDRVKVIKKLGQIIPDAQKDAIALARANVLVSSLKTRYAEVEAERAQFKEKFQRLKERYKAAKAEYEAYMANKEEVEPEYVVFFEELKAQYDGPDLQAHVDAQIDALRQELTFANVDMDARNKYEEVLRQAERTKQEVVYLTNKRDNAAEEMQKIIDVFVPELERIVNLVSSRFAELLKKKEKASGLVVLRTVKEKANPNDPSPEEPLPFSQWGIEIMVSFREGGNKCKLDGTTQSGGERSISIGTYLLALQGVAPVAFRALDEINQALDAKNEVIMNQHVADTAADFDQQLFLLSPKLIHFKYPKKMRILTICNGSGVATKGATGGSFLALKHLQHVFSE; encoded by the coding sequence ATGGCCAAACGAGACCTGCCTAACGGCTCGCAGACGGTCGCCAAGCGTCGACGCACGCAGGACGAACAGATGGGCGTGTtcgacgacgacattgacgaAGAACAACGGGCGTACAACAACGAGATTCGAGAACACGACCAACAACATGGGTCCGAGATGATCCCCCGACCCAGTCTCGACATCTGCGAAAAGACGGGCTACCGACCGGGCAGCATTCTCCAGATTTACATGAAAAACGTCATGTCCTACGACGAGTGTCTCGTCAACTTTGGACCCACTCTCAACTTTGTGATTGGCCCTAATGGATCTGGAAAGAGTACCATGCTCGCAGCCATCTGTCTGGCGTTCGCAGCCCCCATCACATGCATGGGCAAGGCGGCCCTTAaggcccagcagctcatTAAATCGACCAAGGACGCGCTGGAGGTGCGGGTCGTGGTCAAGAACTTTGCAGGCATGCCGGACCTCACGTTCAAACGAACGCTGACACGTGACGAGAAGCAGGGCAAGTTCTTCATCAACGGCAAGTCGGCTACAATGAAAGAGGTGCGTGCTACCGCTCGAGAGCTCGACATCCAGATTGTGTCCATGACCCGTTTCCTGCCCCAGGATCGAGTCAAGGACTTCACCACCATGAGTCCCAAAGAGCTTCTCATAACCACCATGGAGGATGTCGGCTACAAAAACATGCGTAGCCACTACGACTCGCTGGTAAACCAGCAGGAACACAGtgccgacgacgagcacAGACTGCAGCTGGCCACAGATGCACTTGCGGATCTGGACCGACGAAGAAACGATCTGACTGACAAAATCGCCCAACTGGAGGAGCGtgagaagcaggaggagatggttaagaagctggaaaagGTGGCTGTTTACAGCAAAGGCATTTTTCTGAAACAGGAGACTGAGCGTATAAAGGTCGAGGTGGCACAGTTGAATGCCGCCAACAAAGATCTGATTGAGGAGAAAGAGACTCTGAGCGAGAAGATGGGCTCGTACCAACAAGTCATTAAGACATGCGGAAATGAATTGTCTCAAAAGGAGGAAAAGGCCAAACAGTACTGGCGCAAGTACCGAGAGCTCCGTAATAAGGATAAGGAGATTGCGGGCAAGATGGCCAAGCACGAGGGAGACTTTGAGGCTGCGCAGCGACGTCTCGACAAGCACGAAGAGGAAACCAAGGTTCTGCAGAACAAAGTCCAGGAGGATCAGGCGTCATACACTGCATTGTGCAAGGAGTTGGACGACCCCGCCTTTCAGGAGAGGAAGGAGggtctcaaggccaagctggcTGAGTTGGACAAGGACTACAGCGAGGCTAAACAGGTGATGCGAGACTTGGAAGCCAAAAGACGGAACGAATCCGGCAAGGCTGATGAGATTCACTCTGCATTGGAGTCCGAGAGGCGTGTGAACGACCGGTTTGTGCCTGTGCAGCGAATCAACATGAACCTGATCCAAAAGGTCAAACGAATCGCACCTCCGGACCAGTTCAGATACTCGCTCCCTGCCATCAACACTGTTCGTCTTAAACAAAACAACCTCGATGACCAGAGAATGGTGAGCGCCGTGGTCAGGACCACTGCCCAGCACTTTGTGGCTCGTGATTCCAGTGCTGCTGCCCAGATTGTCCGTGTTGAAGATAAAATTACTGTTCGAGAAGTATCCAAGTCGTTTGAGGAGGCGTCTCATACTGTGCCTGTCGACCGGGAGCAGCTTCAAGGGTTCGGTTTCGACGGATACATTTTGGACCTTGTTGAAGGTCCTGATCATAACCTGGCCCATCTTTGCGAGACAGCCAAAATCCACGCTGTTCCTTACAGTCGACAAGGACTTACTACCGAACAAATCTCAAAGTTGCCTCCGTCCATCAACAGATTCATCTCCAAGAACATGCTGTACACCGTCAAGCAGTCTCGTTACGGACAGCGGTACACCTCTACAAAGTCCGAGCCGATCGACACCTATCCTCCCAAAAAGGATTCTCAAATCATCTACGAAAAGTTACCTGATCGGTCCCGAGAGCAGGAACTACAGGAGCAGTATGACGAACTTGTGCAGCGACTCAGACCCTTGAAGGAGGAAGTCAAGACTGCAAACAGTTTGCTACAGGACAAGGCTCACTTAAAAAACGAGACTGCAGACGAGCTGCGTCGATACAGGACCAGGGAGAGTAAGAAGGATATTCTGGCCAAGAACCTGCATACTGCAAAGgtcaagctcaagaagcacgTCGAAAACGCTCCAGCGGGCattgaggaggtcaaggctctTATCGCAAAAAAACGAAACGAGACCCGCGACGAGATTGCTGCCAATATGCTTGATCGAGTCAAGGTGATCAAAAAGCTGGGCCAGATCATTCCTGACGCTCAGAAGGACGCCATTGCGCTTGCCAGAGCAAATGTACTGGTTTCTAGTCTCAAAACCCGATACGCCGAGGTGGAGGCCGAGCGTGCCCAGTTCAAAGAAAAGTTCCAGCGTCTCAAGGAGCGATACAAAGCTGCCAAGGCAGAATATGAGGCGTACATGGcgaacaaggaggaggtggagccCGAGTACGTGGTGTTTTTCGAAGAGCTCAAGGCACAATACGATGGCCCCGATCTCCAGGCACATGTGGATGCACAGATTGATGCTCTTCGCCAGGAGCTGACGTTTGCCAATGTCGATATGGATGCTCGAAACAAGTACGAAGAGGTGCTTCGACAGGCCGAGCGCACCAAGCAGGAGGTGGTCTATCTCACCAACAAACGAGACAATGCGGCCGAGGAGATGCAGAAGATCATCGACGTGTTTGTGCCCGAGCTTGAGAGAATCGTCAATCTTGTTTCTTCGCGGTTTGCCGAGCTTCtcaaaaagaaagaaaaggcTTCTGGTTTGGTTGTTTTGAGAACagtcaaggagaaggccaatCCCAACGATCCTAGTCCCGAGGAGCCTCTCCCGTTTTCCCAATGGGGTATTGAGATCATGGTCAGTTTCCGAGAGGGAGGCAACAAGTGTAAGCTGGATGGAACTACCcagtctggaggagagcgGTCCATTTCGATCGGAACTTATCTTTTGGCGCTACAGGGGGTTGCTCCTGTGGCTTTCCGAGCTCTGGATGAGATCAACCAGGCGCTGGATGCCAAGAACGAGGTGATTATGAACCAGCATGTTGCCGACACGGCTGCGGACTTTGACCAGCAGCTATTTTTGCTGTCGCCCAAGCTCATTCACTTCAAATACCCCAAGAAGATGCGAATTCTGACCATTTGCAACGGTTCGGGAGTTGCAACCAAGGGAGCCACTGGAGGTTCCTTCTTGGCTCTTAAGCATCTTCAGCACGTGTTTTCCGAATAG